In Janthinobacterium sp. 67, a genomic segment contains:
- a CDS encoding helix-turn-helix domain-containing protein translates to MRYWRVERRQAEGQLDFGRTLELMAAIGHADVNAVAGAILKTVSTVAPIAQCTIFAYEFGNRPRTVAVADRRGGRFLQDIADSYARHYYALDGNQRVIAPVPGRKIDPAIVLHQQASDEIDHPGYRAVCYQKPNVSDRLSLLVQPAGDIWLSVNFYRDSSQGQFLPGEVASIETLSPLFAHAVKHHYSLNGQNTQGVAPMMLARLRQHCPALSKRELDVLRCVLEGLTAVEIAEIMGVQPSSVTTYQKRAYKRLGISSQRQLFALCMAPAPV, encoded by the coding sequence ATGCGTTACTGGCGCGTCGAGCGGCGGCAGGCGGAAGGGCAGCTGGACTTCGGGCGTACCCTGGAGCTGATGGCTGCCATCGGCCATGCCGACGTGAATGCCGTCGCCGGGGCCATCCTGAAAACGGTCAGCACGGTCGCGCCCATAGCCCAGTGCACGATCTTTGCCTATGAATTCGGCAACCGTCCGCGCACCGTGGCCGTGGCCGACCGGCGCGGCGGGCGTTTCCTGCAAGATATTGCCGACAGCTATGCGCGCCACTATTACGCGCTCGACGGCAACCAGCGCGTGATTGCGCCCGTGCCGGGGCGGAAAATCGATCCCGCCATCGTGCTGCACCAGCAAGCCAGCGACGAGATCGACCATCCCGGCTACCGTGCCGTCTGCTATCAAAAACCGAATGTGTCGGACCGCTTGTCCCTGCTGGTGCAACCGGCCGGCGATATCTGGCTGTCCGTCAATTTTTACCGCGACAGCAGCCAGGGCCAGTTCCTGCCCGGCGAAGTGGCCAGCATCGAGACCCTGTCGCCGCTGTTTGCCCATGCCGTCAAGCACCATTACAGCCTGAACGGCCAAAATACGCAGGGCGTCGCGCCCATGATGCTGGCCAGGCTGCGCCAGCATTGTCCCGCCTTGAGCAAGCGCGAACTGGACGTATTGCGCTGCGTGCTCGAAGGCCTTACGGCCGTGGAAATCGCCGAGATCATGGGCGTGCAGCCGTCCAGCGTGACGACGTACCAGAAGCGCGCCTATAAACGCCTGGGCATTTCCAGCCAACGCCAGTTGTTCGCCCTGTGCATGGCGCCAGCGCCTGTCTAG
- a CDS encoding DUF2783 domain-containing protein, with product MTDIELDNLYTELCHTMGGLGEQRSPLFLARFALLAMGAIGKADVVQGLLRDAADGLAEPA from the coding sequence ATGACCGACATCGAACTGGACAATCTTTACACCGAGCTGTGCCACACCATGGGCGGCCTGGGCGAACAGCGCTCGCCCCTGTTCCTGGCCCGCTTTGCCTTGCTGGCCATGGGCGCCATCGGCAAGGCTGACGTGGTGCAGGGCTTGCTGCGCGACGCGGCCGACGGCCTGGCGGAGCCGGCATGA
- the msrA gene encoding peptide-methionine (S)-S-oxide reductase MsrA produces the protein MAQDYAQGNETAILAGGCFWGVQDLLRRYPGVIATRVGYSGGDVANATYRNHGTHAEAIEIIFDPKVISYRKILEFFFQIHDPSTENRQGNDRGTSYRSAIYYTSDEQKRVAEDTIRDVDASGLWPGKVVTEVAPAGPFWEAEPEHQDYLQRLPHGYTCHYIRPDWVLPQRGQ, from the coding sequence ATGGCACAAGACTATGCACAAGGCAATGAAACGGCGATCCTGGCCGGCGGCTGCTTCTGGGGCGTGCAGGACTTGCTGCGCCGCTATCCGGGCGTGATCGCCACGCGCGTGGGCTACAGCGGCGGCGACGTGGCCAACGCCACCTACCGCAACCACGGCACGCATGCGGAAGCGATCGAGATCATCTTCGACCCGAAGGTCATCAGCTACCGCAAGATCCTGGAATTCTTCTTCCAGATCCACGACCCCAGCACGGAAAATCGCCAGGGCAATGACCGCGGCACCAGCTACCGCTCGGCCATCTATTACACGAGCGACGAGCAAAAGCGCGTAGCCGAGGACACCATCCGCGACGTTGACGCCTCCGGCCTGTGGCCCGGCAAGGTGGTGACGGAAGTGGCGCCGGCCGGCCCGTTCTGGGAAGCGGAACCGGAGCACCAGGATTATCTGCAGCGCTTGCCGCATGGCTACACTTGCCATTACATCCGGCCGGACTGGGTCTTGCCGCAGCGCGGGCAGTAA
- a CDS encoding MBL fold metallo-hydrolase, which produces MPLKISRILHAGYVFECEGTAIAFDPIVENPFSRNCHAFPPVRFDLDAVRQLRWDAVFISHFHDDHCSLDSLDVLDRATPIYLYCVFDELFAMIRALGFTQVRRLQVDVPVQAGSIEVIPRRALDDDVDSLFQVRAAGMNVLNVVDSWIGPATLEQLAAFAPWDMVLWPFQTMREIAVIAPSQAQPGPVELPDDWVPQLRALAPRYIVPSSCQFVQEDWSWYNHAMFPITYRRFAQKIGTALPEAHIFRLDPSTSVLLDAHGVTDSEPLSWVIPVGPQDVDFDYRPDAPPPATADIARRFAPLNDADAALALDFCRKGLLERYRDMELPEDSYFQAPRLWRLSLYGHDGAATVLHYRTHGDVIDLVPEPDEAPGWTTELPLVKCHAALVLGESLTSMYMRINDGPFDAAARAELEEADIVDDPLIRCLFNDAIGAYQAAQLKRLLAR; this is translated from the coding sequence ATGCCCCTGAAAATCTCCCGCATCCTGCACGCCGGCTATGTCTTCGAATGCGAAGGCACGGCCATCGCCTTCGATCCCATCGTCGAAAATCCGTTCAGCCGCAACTGCCATGCGTTCCCGCCCGTGCGCTTCGACCTGGACGCCGTGCGGCAGCTGCGCTGGGATGCCGTCTTCATCTCGCACTTCCACGACGACCACTGCTCGCTCGACAGCCTCGACGTGCTCGACCGCGCCACACCCATTTATCTGTACTGCGTCTTCGACGAGCTGTTCGCCATGATCCGCGCGCTGGGGTTTACGCAGGTGCGGCGATTGCAGGTCGACGTGCCCGTGCAGGCGGGCAGTATCGAGGTGATTCCGCGCCGCGCGCTCGATGACGATGTCGACTCGCTGTTCCAGGTGCGCGCAGCCGGCATGAACGTGCTCAACGTCGTCGATTCCTGGATCGGCCCCGCGACGCTTGAACAGCTGGCCGCGTTTGCACCATGGGACATGGTGCTGTGGCCATTCCAGACCATGCGCGAGATCGCCGTCATCGCGCCGTCGCAGGCGCAGCCTGGCCCCGTCGAACTGCCCGACGACTGGGTGCCGCAGCTGCGCGCGCTGGCGCCCCGGTACATCGTGCCCAGCTCCTGCCAGTTCGTGCAGGAAGACTGGTCCTGGTACAACCACGCGATGTTCCCCATTACCTATCGCCGGTTTGCGCAGAAGATCGGCACCGCGCTGCCGGAGGCGCACATCTTCCGCCTCGATCCGTCCACGTCCGTGCTGCTCGACGCGCACGGCGTGACTGACTCCGAACCCTTGTCCTGGGTGATACCCGTGGGCCCGCAGGATGTGGATTTCGATTACCGTCCCGACGCGCCGCCGCCCGCCACGGCGGACATCGCGCGCCGTTTCGCGCCCTTGAACGATGCCGACGCGGCGCTGGCGCTCGACTTTTGCCGCAAGGGCTTGCTTGAACGCTACCGCGACATGGAACTGCCCGAGGACAGCTACTTCCAGGCCCCGCGTTTGTGGCGCCTGTCCCTGTACGGCCATGACGGCGCGGCCACCGTGCTCCATTACCGCACGCATGGCGACGTGATCGACCTCGTGCCGGAGCCTGACGAGGCGCCAGGCTGGACGACGGAGCTGCCTCTCGTGAAATGCCATGCGGCGCTGGTGCTCGGCGAATCGCTGACGTCGATGTACATGCGCATCAACGATGGCCCTTTCGATGCCGCCGCGCGGGCGGAACTGGAGGAGGCCGACATCGTCGACGACCCGCTGATCCGCTGCCTGTTCAACGACGCCATCGGCGCCTACCAGGCGGCGCAGCTCAAGCGCTTGCTGGCCCGCTGA
- a CDS encoding MFS transporter, protein MTIAKAATPATAPVPDAAANQLEQQVMRKVSRHLLGFLFLLFVFSFLDRINIGFAGLTMMQDLGLSGTQFGFATTLFYIAYIACSIPSNIVLARIGARKWIGSMMIAWGLASTATLFASGPASLYALRFLVGVTEAGFLPGMLLYLTYWFPSAYRARANALFMIAMPVTAAIGSALSGLILGLDGHWGLKGWQWLFLLEGMPSVLLGLAVYGYLDDSPNKANWLSRLEQQVLARMLAAEHKPVASQQKTSVLTEMLSPTVLKFGVAYFCLVNTLAMVAVWTPLIVKSFNSNASNTQIGLLAAIPQVCTVIGMIAWGRRSDRLQERRWHIVWPMLLSAGGWLLTAYSGNPVMQLLGVCMASTGAYTAMSVFWTTPDRALSLGARAIGIAVINATGNIGSALNPVVVGWLKDFTHSFATGLLYASVLLVAGAAIVLTLPIARGGKEQS, encoded by the coding sequence ATGACCATCGCCAAAGCGGCCACCCCCGCCACTGCACCCGTTCCTGACGCGGCCGCCAATCAACTGGAACAGCAGGTGATGCGCAAGGTATCGCGCCACCTGCTGGGATTTCTGTTCCTGCTGTTCGTGTTTTCCTTTCTGGACCGCATCAACATCGGCTTTGCCGGCCTGACCATGATGCAGGACCTGGGCCTGTCCGGCACCCAGTTCGGCTTTGCCACCACCCTGTTTTACATCGCCTACATCGCGTGCAGCATCCCCAGCAACATCGTGCTGGCGCGCATCGGCGCGCGTAAATGGATAGGCAGCATGATGATCGCCTGGGGCCTGGCCTCGACGGCGACCCTGTTCGCCAGCGGTCCGGCCAGCCTGTATGCGCTGCGCTTTCTCGTCGGCGTGACGGAAGCGGGCTTTTTGCCCGGCATGTTGCTGTACCTGACGTACTGGTTTCCCAGCGCCTACCGGGCACGCGCCAATGCCCTGTTCATGATCGCCATGCCCGTGACGGCCGCCATCGGTTCGGCCTTGTCGGGCCTGATCCTGGGCCTTGATGGGCACTGGGGCTTGAAGGGCTGGCAATGGCTGTTCTTGCTCGAAGGTATGCCATCCGTGCTGCTGGGCCTGGCCGTGTACGGCTACCTCGACGACTCGCCCAACAAGGCGAACTGGCTGAGCAGACTGGAACAGCAGGTGCTGGCGCGCATGCTGGCGGCCGAGCACAAGCCGGTGGCGTCCCAGCAGAAGACTTCGGTTCTGACGGAAATGTTGTCGCCCACGGTATTGAAATTCGGCGTCGCCTATTTCTGCCTGGTCAACACCCTGGCCATGGTGGCCGTGTGGACGCCGCTGATCGTGAAAAGTTTTAATAGCAATGCCAGCAACACGCAGATCGGCTTGCTGGCGGCCATCCCGCAAGTGTGCACCGTCATCGGCATGATCGCCTGGGGCCGCCGCTCGGACCGCTTGCAGGAGCGCCGCTGGCACATCGTCTGGCCGATGCTGCTTTCGGCCGGCGGCTGGCTGTTGACCGCATATTCCGGCAATCCCGTGATGCAACTGCTGGGCGTATGCATGGCTTCGACGGGTGCGTACACGGCCATGTCCGTCTTCTGGACCACACCGGACCGCGCCCTGAGCCTGGGCGCGCGCGCCATCGGCATCGCCGTCATCAACGCGACGGGCAATATCGGCTCGGCCCTGAACCCCGTTGTCGTGGGCTGGCTGAAGGATTTCACGCACAGCTTTGCTACGGGCTTGCTGTACGCCAGCGTGCTGCTGGTGGCGGGCGCGGCCATCGTGCTGACCCTGCCCATCGCGCGTGGCGGCAAAGAACAATCTTGA
- a CDS encoding FAD-dependent oxidoreductase: protein MSDTFHPYPHVPKVYPPGKPAGASTQHVPVLIVGGGPVGLATALGLARHGVRSVLIEADDGVCTGSRAICISRRSLEIIARLGALDGFIHKGLPWAGGRSFYREEEVLHFTMPQDANQKLPPMVNLAQYHIEQFLQDAAERQPELIDIRWQTRVTNVDRHADGATATVATPDATYRIETDWLVAADGGRSVVREALGLKLQGTSYEGRYVIVDIHLKSDRPTERLAYFDPPSNPGSTVLVHKQPDDIWRIDYQLRDDEDAQAAVLLENVAPRVDSLLAMMGETAPWHPVWITIYKANALTLEKYRHGPVLFAGDAAHLVPIFGVRGANSGIDDADNLAWKLAYVVKGLAPQALLDSYSDERVYAAHENLRHGTKSTEFMAPPTFAFDLMRTAVLGLAGKHAHVRSLINPRQTSAIAYAQSPLNALESDVFAEGPAPGTVLPECPLALSHNGGQKAGYITDLVQRADGHFTGLYFSDDGAVPAELLALCDILPLTTVAITRSGAQGGAWDHTAQVFSLFDAQPGSFYLVRPDGHVLGRWRQVQAGQVVAALKRLLC from the coding sequence ATGAGCGACACGTTTCATCCATATCCCCATGTGCCGAAAGTCTATCCGCCTGGCAAGCCGGCGGGCGCATCGACGCAGCACGTCCCGGTGCTGATCGTCGGCGGCGGCCCCGTGGGCCTGGCCACGGCCCTGGGCCTGGCCCGCCACGGCGTGCGCTCCGTGCTGATCGAGGCGGACGATGGCGTCTGCACGGGCAGCCGCGCCATCTGCATCTCGCGGCGCAGCCTGGAAATCATAGCCCGCCTGGGCGCGCTCGACGGCTTTATCCATAAAGGCTTGCCGTGGGCAGGTGGACGCAGCTTTTACCGCGAGGAAGAAGTACTGCATTTCACGATGCCGCAGGATGCTAACCAGAAGCTGCCGCCCATGGTCAACCTTGCGCAATACCATATCGAGCAATTCCTGCAGGACGCGGCCGAGCGCCAACCCGAACTGATCGATATCCGCTGGCAAACGCGGGTGACGAACGTGGACAGGCACGCCGATGGCGCCACCGCCACGGTCGCCACGCCCGATGCAACCTACCGTATCGAGACGGACTGGCTGGTGGCGGCCGATGGCGGGCGCAGCGTCGTGCGCGAAGCGCTGGGCCTGAAACTGCAGGGCACCAGCTATGAAGGGCGCTATGTCATCGTCGACATCCACCTGAAAAGCGACCGTCCGACGGAGCGCCTCGCGTATTTCGACCCGCCGTCGAATCCCGGCTCGACCGTGCTGGTGCACAAGCAGCCCGACGATATCTGGCGCATCGACTACCAGTTGCGCGACGACGAGGATGCGCAGGCGGCCGTGCTGCTGGAAAACGTGGCGCCCCGCGTCGACAGCCTGCTGGCCATGATGGGAGAAACGGCGCCGTGGCATCCCGTGTGGATCACTATCTATAAAGCCAACGCATTGACCCTGGAAAAATACCGGCACGGCCCCGTGCTGTTCGCTGGCGATGCGGCCCACCTCGTGCCCATCTTCGGCGTGCGCGGAGCGAACTCGGGTATCGACGACGCGGACAACCTGGCCTGGAAGCTGGCCTACGTCGTCAAGGGACTGGCGCCGCAGGCCTTGCTGGACAGCTATTCGGACGAGCGCGTGTACGCCGCCCATGAAAACCTGCGCCACGGCACCAAAAGCACGGAATTCATGGCGCCTCCCACGTTTGCCTTCGATCTCATGCGCACGGCCGTGCTGGGACTGGCGGGCAAGCACGCGCACGTGCGCTCCCTGATCAACCCGCGCCAGACGAGCGCCATCGCGTATGCGCAGTCGCCCTTGAATGCGCTGGAATCGGATGTGTTTGCAGAAGGCCCTGCGCCGGGCACGGTCTTGCCCGAGTGTCCGCTGGCGCTGTCGCACAACGGCGGACAAAAAGCCGGGTATATTACCGATTTGGTGCAGCGCGCCGATGGTCATTTCACGGGGCTGTATTTCAGCGACGATGGCGCCGTGCCTGCCGAACTGCTGGCGCTGTGCGATATATTGCCGTTGACGACCGTGGCGATCACCCGCAGCGGGGCGCAAGGGGGCGCCTGGGACCACACGGCGCAGGTATTTTCGCTGTTCGACGCGCAGCCTGGCAGTTTTTACCTCGTGCGCCCGGATGGCCATGTGCTGGGGCGCTGGCGGCAAGTGCAGGCGGGGCAGGTGGTTGCTGCTTTGAAACGGCTATTGTGTTGA
- a CDS encoding VirK/YbjX family protein — MHTFTATGDSAAQQQQAPLRQHGHRIKAALGAIVFPAQRARWQAFVAATPGLAALAQVHPSLLYKIYRPYASRRFGCAARVDLLRGHYRFLWQAGARPLVEYAARRPLVLAAIEGKDGATYRLQLTAIHDSHREGDLCLRLTRDGVPLYLASFLFRPQPGGAVIQLGALQGLRSQAGAQAVKEATRALHGCRPKNLMVAALRDLGDFFGCGHLDLVSNANRIALNWRRRRHISSDYDLAWRELHAQPTSDGNYRLPCGPCRRPDLELVPSKKRADARRRGDMLVQLAADMRWQVAALLHAQ, encoded by the coding sequence ATGCATACTTTTACCGCCACCGGCGACAGCGCCGCGCAGCAGCAGCAGGCGCCACTGCGCCAGCATGGCCACCGTATCAAGGCCGCGCTGGGCGCCATCGTCTTCCCCGCGCAGCGCGCGCGCTGGCAAGCTTTCGTTGCCGCGACGCCGGGCCTGGCGGCACTGGCGCAAGTCCATCCCAGCCTGCTGTACAAGATTTATCGTCCCTACGCCAGTCGCCGGTTCGGCTGTGCTGCGCGGGTGGACCTGCTGCGCGGGCATTACCGCTTCCTGTGGCAGGCGGGCGCGCGGCCGCTGGTGGAATACGCGGCGCGCCGCCCGCTGGTGCTGGCCGCCATCGAAGGCAAGGATGGCGCCACCTACCGCTTGCAGCTGACGGCCATCCACGACAGCCACCGCGAAGGGGATCTGTGCCTGCGCCTGACGCGCGACGGCGTGCCGCTGTACCTGGCCAGTTTCCTGTTCCGGCCGCAGCCCGGCGGCGCCGTCATTCAGCTGGGCGCCTTGCAGGGTTTGCGCTCGCAGGCGGGCGCGCAGGCGGTCAAGGAAGCCACGCGGGCGCTGCATGGCTGCCGGCCGAAAAACCTGATGGTGGCCGCCTTGCGCGACCTGGGCGACTTTTTCGGCTGTGGCCATCTGGACCTGGTCAGCAACGCCAACCGCATCGCGCTGAACTGGCGCCGGCGCCGCCATATCTCGTCCGATTACGACCTGGCGTGGCGCGAGCTCCATGCCCAGCCCACCAGCGACGGCAATTACCGCCTGCCATGCGGCCCTTGCCGGAGGCCGGACCTGGAGTTGGTGCCGTCGAAAAAGCGGGCGGACGCGCGCCGCCGCGGCGACATGCTGGTGCAGCTGGCGGCCGACATGCGCTGGCAAGTGGCCGCCCTGCTGCATGCGCAATGA
- the hemB gene encoding porphobilinogen synthase, with protein sequence MPAQFPTSRMRRLRATPQLRELFRETEINPRDLVLPIFVDEGSSDFVDIKSMPGVRRIPEAKLAQEVERYARAGLRSVMTFGISHHKDSHGTDTLNPDGLVARMSRIIKDAVPEMVVMSDTCFCEYTDHGHCGILHGDTVDNDSTVLNLGKQAVIAAQAGADIIAPSAAMDGQVAAIRSALDAAGFHDTPVMAYSTKFASGLYGPFRDAAGSTLKGDRKTYQMDPMNRREAVRESLIDEAEGADALMVKPAGAYLDIIRDLREVTRLPIGAYQVSGEYAMIKFAAQAGAIDERRVVQETLGAIKRAGADMIFTYFAMDVLNNPY encoded by the coding sequence ATGCCAGCACAATTCCCCACTTCGCGCATGCGCCGCCTGCGCGCGACCCCGCAACTGCGCGAGCTGTTCCGCGAAACCGAGATCAATCCGCGCGACCTGGTCCTGCCGATCTTCGTTGACGAAGGCAGCAGCGATTTCGTCGACATCAAATCCATGCCCGGCGTGCGCCGCATTCCCGAAGCGAAGCTGGCGCAGGAAGTGGAGCGCTACGCGCGCGCCGGCCTGCGCTCCGTCATGACCTTCGGCATTTCGCACCACAAGGACAGCCACGGCACGGATACCCTGAACCCGGACGGCCTGGTGGCCCGCATGTCGCGCATCATCAAGGACGCCGTGCCGGAAATGGTCGTCATGTCCGACACCTGCTTCTGCGAATACACGGACCACGGCCATTGCGGCATCCTGCATGGCGACACGGTCGACAATGACAGCACGGTGCTGAACCTGGGCAAGCAAGCCGTCATCGCCGCGCAGGCGGGTGCCGACATCATCGCCCCGTCGGCCGCCATGGATGGCCAGGTGGCGGCGATCCGCAGCGCGCTGGATGCGGCCGGCTTCCACGACACGCCCGTGATGGCGTATTCGACCAAATTCGCTTCCGGCCTGTACGGCCCGTTCCGCGACGCGGCCGGCAGCACCCTGAAGGGCGACCGCAAGACCTACCAGATGGACCCGATGAATCGCCGCGAAGCCGTGCGCGAGTCCCTGATCGACGAAGCCGAAGGCGCGGACGCGCTGATGGTCAAGCCGGCCGGCGCCTACCTGGACATCATCCGCGACCTGCGCGAAGTGACGCGTCTGCCGATCGGCGCCTACCAGGTCAGCGGAGAATACGCGATGATCAAGTTCGCCGCGCAAGCCGGCGCCATCGACGAGCGCCGCGTGGTGCAGGAAACCCTGGGCGCCATCAAGCGCGCGGGCGCGGACATGATCTTTACGTATTTTGCGATGGATGTGCTGAATAATCCGTATTGA
- the hmgA gene encoding homogentisate 1,2-dioxygenase has product MIGAGYQSGFGNEFATEAIAGALPQGQNSPQQAPLGLYAEQLSGTAFTAPRAQNRRSWLYRIRPASQHPPFTLLANTRIVSDFHAMPFTPPNQLRWDPLPLPDSATPTDFIDGWQTMAGNGSAETMSGCAIHVYAANRSMQRFFYSADGELLVVPQEGRLAIATELGLIELEPQEIAVIPRGVRFRVTLSDGAARGYVCENFGTAFRLPDMGPIGSNGLANARDFLTPHAAYEDIDGECELVAKFGGHLWRTILDHSPLDVVAWHGNYAPYKYDLRRFNVIGSISYDHPDPSIFLVLQAPSENPLLGAIDFAIFPPRWLAAEHTFRPPWFHRNVASEFMGLIHGVYDAKAAGFVPGGASLHNCMSGHGPDAQTFERASHSDTSAPVKVADTMAFMFETRTILKPTPFALNGELLQNDYFECWQGLRKHFDPDQA; this is encoded by the coding sequence ATGATAGGCGCCGGCTACCAAAGCGGCTTCGGCAACGAATTTGCCACGGAAGCCATCGCCGGCGCCTTGCCGCAGGGGCAGAATTCGCCACAGCAGGCGCCGCTGGGCCTGTATGCTGAGCAACTCTCGGGCACGGCCTTCACGGCGCCGCGCGCGCAGAACCGGCGCTCGTGGCTGTACCGCATCCGTCCCGCCAGCCAGCATCCGCCATTTACCTTATTGGCCAACACGCGCATCGTCAGCGATTTCCACGCCATGCCTTTCACTCCGCCGAACCAGCTGCGCTGGGACCCGCTGCCGCTGCCCGACAGCGCGACGCCAACGGACTTCATCGATGGCTGGCAGACGATGGCCGGCAATGGCAGCGCCGAAACGATGAGCGGCTGCGCCATCCACGTGTACGCGGCAAACCGCTCGATGCAGCGTTTCTTCTATTCGGCCGATGGCGAACTGCTGGTCGTGCCGCAGGAAGGCCGGCTGGCGATTGCCACGGAACTGGGCTTGATCGAGCTGGAACCGCAGGAAATCGCCGTGATCCCGCGCGGCGTGCGCTTCCGCGTGACCCTGTCCGACGGCGCGGCGCGCGGCTATGTGTGCGAAAACTTCGGCACGGCCTTCCGCCTGCCGGACATGGGCCCCATCGGCTCGAACGGCCTGGCGAACGCCCGCGACTTCCTCACGCCGCACGCGGCCTACGAGGATATCGATGGCGAGTGCGAACTGGTGGCCAAGTTCGGCGGCCATCTGTGGCGCACGATCTTGGACCATTCACCGCTGGACGTGGTGGCCTGGCATGGCAATTACGCGCCCTACAAATATGATCTGCGCCGCTTTAATGTCATCGGCTCGATCAGCTACGATCATCCGGATCCGTCGATCTTCCTCGTGCTGCAGGCACCGAGCGAAAATCCGCTGCTGGGCGCCATCGACTTCGCCATCTTCCCGCCCCGCTGGCTGGCGGCCGAACACACATTCCGGCCGCCCTGGTTCCACCGCAACGTGGCCAGCGAATTCATGGGACTGATCCATGGCGTGTACGACGCCAAGGCGGCCGGTTTCGTTCCGGGCGGCGCCAGCCTGCACAACTGCATGTCCGGCCATGGCCCCGATGCGCAGACGTTTGAACGCGCCTCGCACAGCGACACGAGCGCGCCCGTGAAGGTGGCCGACACCATGGCCTTCATGTTCGAGACGCGCACCATCCTCAAGCCGACGCCGTTCGCCTTGAACGGCGAACTGCTGCAAAACGACTATTTCGAGTGCTGGCAAGGCTTGCGCAAGCATTTCGATCCGGACCAGGCTTAG
- a CDS encoding acyltransferase family protein — MARWHTGIAALLVMVYHLPIIFGFHVPHAYLAVDLFFMLSGWVMAYSYEERIGQGMAFRQFALQRFARLYPLYGVALALGFSYALAKYLFGTPTTATLACIVPNSVMLPCMLDDTQNFPLNRPAWSIFVEVVINLGWYFVVRFGMRTMRWKFALHLGSVLLCWGTAYMVERFLRGYTPADVTEGLLRGLAGFSGGVLLFYCRKQAWILAYFAALSLAILLVFGLKGLSVELMLLAFVVMAFFPALLWLLAALRPAVLEGKISAFLGDISYAVYLLHVPLGLFLVNPLLRLVPGAGLAPTAIRAALFTGVLIAVCSLSYHRLEKPARRWLVARYGKPGRPMGAAAAP; from the coding sequence ATCGCTCGATGGCATACGGGCATCGCCGCCCTGCTTGTCATGGTGTACCACCTGCCGATCATTTTCGGTTTTCATGTTCCTCATGCCTACCTGGCGGTCGACCTGTTTTTCATGCTCTCGGGCTGGGTCATGGCTTATAGCTACGAGGAACGCATAGGCCAGGGAATGGCATTCCGGCAGTTTGCATTGCAGCGCTTTGCGCGCTTGTACCCCTTGTATGGCGTGGCGCTGGCCCTGGGATTCTCGTATGCATTGGCCAAATACCTGTTTGGCACGCCGACGACCGCTACACTGGCTTGCATCGTGCCAAATAGCGTCATGTTGCCCTGCATGCTGGATGACACTCAAAACTTTCCATTGAATCGCCCCGCCTGGAGCATTTTCGTCGAAGTGGTCATCAATCTCGGCTGGTATTTTGTCGTGCGTTTCGGAATGCGCACCATGCGTTGGAAATTCGCCTTGCATCTGGGCTCAGTGCTGCTGTGCTGGGGCACGGCCTATATGGTCGAGCGTTTCTTGCGCGGTTATACGCCCGCGGATGTGACTGAAGGGCTGCTGCGCGGCCTGGCGGGCTTTTCGGGTGGCGTGCTATTGTTTTATTGCCGCAAGCAAGCCTGGATACTCGCCTATTTTGCGGCGCTGTCCCTGGCCATCCTGCTGGTCTTTGGCCTCAAGGGGCTCAGCGTCGAGCTGATGCTGCTTGCCTTCGTGGTCATGGCCTTCTTTCCGGCGCTGCTGTGGCTGTTGGCCGCCCTTCGTCCGGCTGTCCTGGAAGGCAAAATATCCGCCTTCCTCGGTGACATTTCCTATGCCGTCTATTTATTGCATGTTCCCCTTGGCCTGTTTCTTGTCAATCCCTTGCTGCGCCTGGTGCCGGGCGCCGGCTTGGCGCCGACCGCCATCCGCGCCGCATTGTTCACCGGAGTGCTGATTGCCGTTTGCAGCCTCAGCTACCATCGGTTGGAAAAGCCCGCGCGGCGCTGGCTGGTGGCCCGTTACGGAAAGCCGGGCCGGCCGATGGGCGCTGCGGCGGCACCCTGA